The following is a genomic window from Candidatus Obscuribacter sp..
CAGTCGAAGCGCCAGTGAAGTTACTCAACGACCCGGAAAAGTTAGATCCCAGTAAACCTACTGTTTTGTTTTTGGATGACTTCCGCAAGTCGTCAGCCGGACTGCAAAGTGACGCCAGAGATAAGAGTCTGGTGATTACTCAGGGTACTGAGATTGCACTAAATGAAGTGACAACTAATCAGCGCCCGGGTCTTAAGAAGTCTGAAGAAACTGGCTTTACTCATGGAGAATTTAGTGCTCGCATGGCCGAAGCCAATGGCTATAACGCTATTAGAGCGCAGCTGGGAGACAAGCCCGACAACTCTCTGACTGACTTTTCGAAGCCTCTAAACAGCATTGCAGATCAAATTGATGCCGGTAAACTAAAGTTGGGCAAAGGTGACGTGATTAACGTCAGTATGGGCGGCTTTGATCCATCTTTTGAACAGCTCAATGGACTTTTGAATTCAAATAAAGACAACACCATAACACCCCAAAATATCAATAACCCCGAGACACAAAGAGATGTGCTCGAGCGCATTGGTAAGCTCTCTGAAGATCCCAGCCAGAGTGATGTTAAAAGAGAGTGGGGGCGTATTTTGCTAAATACCAATCAAGCCATCCAGAGATTACAAGACAAAGGCATCGAAGTATTGCACTCTGCTTCTAACGACGGAAAAGACACTGTCAGTCTGGAATTTTTGAAAGCTAATCGCGAGCTTGCTTCTGTCGATCCTGGTACTGGCAAGCCCGATGCATTTGCCGTTGAGCACTCACGCGTTACCCCAGGCAATGGTGTCTATCCGATTAGATTTCAGCCTGGCACCGAGATGGGCGGCGGACGTGAAGGCAAATACACTGTCGAAGGCACCGGCGTCAAATTTAGAGGCGAAGAATTTGGCAATCTCAACATGCAGCAAACAGTCAGTATCTTTGGTGCCAAGGCTAAATCCGATGAAGGTGTGAAACAAGCTTTTGACAAGATGATCGGCCGAGAGCAACCACCACGCAACAACGAGAATGGTTATCTGGTGGCAGTTGCTGTCGGTAATTCATTTGTCAATATCGACTATTTGCAACGAAACCGTGAACGCTTGCAAGAGCTAAAACGTGGCGCTAATTGAAGATTGGGCTTGCTTGCTACTTAAATTGCGGGTATATAGATTTTGTCTCTTAAAAGAGTGAGATGAATTTTGAAGCCCTTAACAGTTGGTCTGAGCGTGAGCGTAGGTTGCGTTTTGGGCTGCTTTGCAGCAGCCTTTGCCGAGCCTAATCTTTATACGCGTGTTACGGGGGTTACCTCTCCACACGGATTGAAGTATTTTATGAGCGCTTCACAGAAACTTTCTAAAGGTGATAAACGTGGTGCCATTGCTGACTATTCTGAGTTGATCAAGATTGAGCCAGGCAATGGACTGTTTTATGCCAGTAGAGCCTTTTTGTTTGCCGAATTGGATGAGGAGCAAAAAGCAATTGAAGATTGTAAGTCAGCTCTTGCCTGTCCCAATTTAACTGCTGCCATTTACTTTAGAGTGGCTAAGACAAAGGCTCTTCTTGGTGACAGTGAGGGAGCTATCGAAGATTTTAGCCATACAATCGCGCTCAATCCAAAGTTCTTCCAGGTTTATTCTTTCCGTGCCATAGAGTTTGAGCGTCTAGACCGATATCAGTCCGCTCTCGATGACTTCAATACCGAGTTGAGTAAACACCCTGACGATGCCTGGTCATTTAGCGAACGTGCAAAACTCCATGTGCGAATGCGAAACTCAGAAGGGGCTAGATCTGATTTTGCCAGGGTCATTAAACTTGATCCTCAGTTGGGGTACCGTGCTAGAGGCTTTATAAGAGCCGAACTCAGAGATGAGCGAGGCGCTATTGCGGACTTTACTGAGGCTATTAAGTACAGTCCTAAAAATGCTGAGCTTTACCGTAAACGTGGGACTGCAAAATTTACTTCTGGAGATACAAAAGGGGCCATCGCTGATTTTGATATGGCTTTAGCTATTGAGCCAAATCATGCAGGAGCGCTGGCCCGACGTGCTGACGCTAAAGTACGGCTTAACGACAGAGAGGGCGCGCTTAAAGACTTTGATGGTGCCATCAAGCTTGATCCCAAAAATGCCATAACCTATGTTGGTAGAGCTATTGCTCGTGCTGAATTCGAAGACAGGGCTGGAGCCATGGCTGACTTTGAGCAGTCGCTAAAGATCTATGAAAACTCGTCTGTGTACGTATGCCGCGCTGACTATAAGAGTAAGTGGGGTGACACTAGTGGTGCAATCAGTGATTACACGGTGGCCCTTAAATACAGACCTAAAGACGCAAGTACCTACAAGGCTCGTGGCGAGTTAAGGCTGCGCACTGGGGATCTGGCCGGGGCTCAGTCTGATTTTGTGCAAGCTGCTAAGTTTACTATTCACGACAAGGTCCGGTTGCCTGTAGTGTTTTGATTAATCCCTCCCCGATAATTTTTGCTTGCTGGCAGTAATATTGGATATCGGTGATGCGAGATCTAAAATGAGACGTTTGATTGAGACTAGATTGTTTGCCCTGGCCTGCTTGAGCGTCATGGCGGTTTTGCCAGGCTTTACTCAAAATAGCACAGGGCCAGCCTCCGGTGAGAGTAGTGTAGTCATACGCGAAGTCTCCGACTTTAAGTCTTTGCCTTTACTCAAGGCTAAATCTATCCGCATGTCATTTGCTGATCAGTCCTATGAGGATGGCAAACACTTTGCCTATCTTGAGGGTTTGGTCGGTGCCAAGGTTGTCTGGAAGAAGCCGGTATTAATACCGGAAGACCTCAATCTTGCTAAGACCGATGTCACAGCTTCTGGTCATCAAATTACAATTATTTCTCAGTTGCCCTTTAGTGCAGCATATACCAGTCTTACTTATACTTTTGATGGTGATAAAGTCAAACTCATTGCCACCGAGCATGGTGACCCCTCTCGTGAGGTTGTAGATCAACTAAAGAGTTTGGCTACAAGTGGTACTCGCAGTGCCTTTGACCGTTTTGCTAAGGGCGACAACAGTATCATGTACCCCGGTCAGTATGTGCACAGAGATGCCATTGAGACTTTGCTTGCGGCCGGACACAAGGCAGCTCTCAAGGACTTTGAGGCCGGGCGAGTTAAGCAAGCTCTGGAGCGCCTGGAGATTGCTTTTGATGCCAGTTATTATCTGGTCAGCCTCAATGAAGATTTGCCTGGCTGTGATGGTAAATCGCCAGTACGCTGGCTTGAAGCCTGGACCACTAGCACAATCGCCATGCCTGCAGCAGACTGGGCGCCAAGACTAAACGATTATGGCTATTTTTTGCAAAAGCTAGGCCGTAACAAAGAGGCTATCACTGTATTTGAGACTGTAATAAAAGACTGCCCGGAGCGCACAGCTGCTTATCTAAACTTGGCTGATTCTCACTATAAAGTGGGGAGTCCTAAATCCGCTAGAGCAAATTACGAGCTTTACTCGACCAAAATGGCCAAAGAAGGCAAGAAGGCGCAGATACCAGCGCGTGTTTTGGAGCGCATCAACTAAGTCAGAGAATTTGGCGTTTGTTGTTCAATGTGGACTTTTATAGTCCACTTAGAAGACTAGGGGCAAGCGCCAAGCCATAACAGGGCTAAGGTTTTCTCTAAATGTTTCGAAGTTTGCGGTATGTTTCGATATTTTCGATTATAATAAGTGGTAACGAAATGACAGGAGGTATTTGCCGTGAGCATGGTGCTTGAACCAATCTCAGCCAAAGATGAAGAGGCCGCAGTTGAGGCTTTTGGCAGAGCCCTTCGTGTGGTCCGTCCTCACGCTAAGTTGATTGCCCCAGACGGAAGAGAGATTCCAATTCCAACAGCTATCTACAAGGTTTTGGAGCAAGTTATTCCACTCTTGATTTCTGACAATGCTGTAAGCATAGTGCCTGTAGGCACTCTGCTTACGACTCAGCAGTCCGCCGACTTGCTCAATGTGTCGCGACCGCATTTGGTCAAGCTACTCGAGCAGGGTTCGATACGTTTTGAGCGCTCGAATGAGCCTGGAAGCCACCGGAAAATCAGATTTGTAGATCTAATGGAATACAAGCATAAGATTGACATGGAAAGGCGGGAGCACCTTTGTAAGTTGACTCAGATGAGCCAGGAAGCTGGTTCCTACGAGGAATAGTCTCGGGATGGCAACGTTTCCAATCGTCATCGACGCCTGTGTGTTATTCAATGCCCCGGTAAGAGACACATTGCTTCGGGCTGCCGAACATGGTTTCTGTCGAGTTCATTGGTCTAAGCAAATTCTCGATGAGACAACAAACAATCTTATAGAGCACGCGAAAATGGGGAAAGAGAAAGCTCAGTATTTGGTGGCGGAAATCTCAAAAGCATTTCCTGATGCTCTGGTAGTTGTGCCTGAAGAGCAGATTCAGGCGATGCGCAATGACCCAAAAGATAGGCATGTCGCTGCTTGCGCAGTCTGTGCACCAGCACAAGTTATTGTCACTTTCAATTTGAACGATTTCATGTCGGAGACTCTTGTCGACTGGAATATCGAGGCGCAGCACCCTGATCAACAACTTTGTCATTTGTTCGACCTGTCGCCGGATACGCTGGTTACCATTCTCATTGAACAAGCCGGGGATCTGCGCGATATGACGCTGGACAAACTACTCCGAATTTTAGGCAAGCACGTGCCGTTATTTGTTGAGCGGGTGGAAAAACACATCAAAAGCTAATACTCGGTCTCCTGTCTTTACTGACATGACTTTTGAAAACAACGGTTGCTCGTAAGACAGAGGAACAGTGACCGAAATCGTTGCAGTGTCGACTGGATGCCAATGTTTACTTCGCGGCCGGTATTCAAATTAATGCAATCAAATAGCAAAAGTCGTTAAACTTTTGGCACTCCAAACTGAGGCAATGTCTGTGGCAGATGTCAAAAACTTTTCGCGTCGTACTTTTTTGGCTAAGACAGCCAAGACTATAGGTACGGTCACAAGCTTATTTTATGCCACGGGCATGATCACGGCTCCAGCGGTACAAGCTGCCAATAAGATATTGCCAGTCAAGGATCTCACCGACAAATTTGGATTTAAAGGTCGGGTATTGACTCCTGATCAGCCTGAGTTTAATGAGGCTGCTTTTGGTGGTCTCTGGAATCATCTGCGACCCACTCGCCATCCTCAAATACTCGTGCAAGTAACAGGTGATGACGATGTCATCGCTGCTATCAAGTTTGCTAAAGCCAATCATATCAAGGTTACTGTGCGTGGCGGTGGTCACAACTGGTGCAATCCATCTCTACGCAATAGTGGCATGCTTATAGACCTGACTAATTTGACCAAAGTAATCAGTATCGATGCTGAGAACAAAAAAGCTATTGTTGAACCAATCATCTCCAACCGTGACATCCAAAAAGCACTCAATGCCAAAGGCCTGTCATATCCCAGCGGACACTGTCCCGAAGTCAAGCTCTCCGGCTACTTGCTCAGTGGTGGCATGGCCTGGAATCAAGGTGAGTGGGGTCCTGGAGTTGGCAGTGTGGAGGCTATTGAGCTTGTCACCGCCGATGGTGAATTGATTAAGGCCAGTGCTACCCAAAATCAAGATTATTTTTGGGCTGCCCGTGGCTCTGGTTGTAGCTTCTTTGGTGTGGTCTTGCGTTATCATCTCAAGCTCTACGACTTGCCTAAGGCCATTACCAGTAGCGTCTATTACTATCATCATGATGATGTGGTCAAAGTGGCTGAGTGGTTGCAGACAGTCGCGCCACAACTCTCTAACAAAGTCGAATTGAGTTTATTTGTAGTCAAAGCCCCCGCTGATCTAAAAGAACAGGCAAAAAATACTGGTGGGGTAGTGGCTATGGTGACAGGCACTATGTTTGCCAATACTGCTGACGAGGGCAAGGCCGCTCTGGCTTTATTGGATACTTGCCCAGTTATCGGTAAGTGTCTTAAGAAGTCTGTTAACGAGCCTATGACTTTTGAGCAGCTCTTTGATGCCTCGGGTGCGCTCTGGCCAGCAGGCTTGCGCAGCCGTGTTGATGCTATGTTTAGTGACGCTAGTCCTGCCACTATATTTAGTGCTCTTAAAGAGCATAATGAGCATTTCCCGTCTGATACCACTGTGTTTATGTTTGCCATCTTTACTGGCAAAAACGTACCAGCACCACTGCTTACCGATGCTGCTTTTAGCATGAGTGCCAAACTTTATGGCGGTCCATGGACTATGTGGCAGTCTGCCGGCGATGACGCCGCTAACAGCGCCTGGCACGACAAGTGTGTCAAATTGCTTGCGCCGCATGTCTGTGGTCATTATGTATCGGAGTCCAATACTGTATTGCATCCAGAGTTTGCCCGAGGCGCCTTCAAAAAAGCTAATTGGGATAAACTGCAGCGCCTAAAAGCCAAGCACGACCCTCAGGGCTTATTCTTTGACTTTACTGGTGGTTTGACTTAAGTCCAGAGTTCTCAACTGAGCCAAAAATCAAATAGTTTCGACTGTGCGCAAAAGGTCTAGCAATTCTTCGTGCAATAGTTCGATAGTAAATTGGGTGTCAAATAGCATGCGGATGCGCTTGGTCAAAAGCGGTATGTTTTCGCGGTATCTTTTGCCGGCGGGCTGGACAGCTGCCAGCTTTTCCAGGTTTTCTTTGCTTTCGGAGGTAAGATACTTACCTTTTTTCCAGTTAGTAACTAGGGTATCAATGCGCGTTTTTTTGTCGGCACTATTTGGTGGCACAGCATTTAGATAATTTGTGATGATCTCGATGCGATGATCTGGTTTGTCGTTGGCATCTATGTGGAAGACATCAGCCAGTATCGTCGAGCCGCCATCAAGTTTTTTTGTACCACTGCGACTCTCTATTAGTGACAAAGTCGAAAATAGTAAGCCAATACTGCTCGCTAAAAGTAGTAGCTCTGTGCCAGTCTTGGCTTGATCACGCAAAAAGTAAGGACCTGACAGTGTGCCAAGCACACCAATTTGCATAAAGTTGGCCGTAAATATCATGTTGAGGTTGCGTTGTCTGCGCGCTTGCAGCATGTCGTGACCGGCGTATGCCCAGGCCAGCTCTCGGTCGATTCGACCTGCTACCATGCGTACTTCCAGTGATCCGCCCAGTACTCTATCGAGAATATCTACCTTTAGTCCTAATTCTTCATCAGTGAGAGTGTTTATAGCTCCATCAGCTTTTGCTCTTTTTATTTCGAGCAATCTCTCTACCTTGGGCAATATGCCGAGTAAAACTGCTGCCTCTCTGGCTTTGGGCGATAGAGTGTAGTTGCTCGTATTGAGTGAGAGGGTGTCAGCATCAATGCGCTGTGCCTGGGCTGGCAGCATGGGTCCGTACTGAGCAAATAAAAACATGACTGTAAATGCCAGAAGTTGGCATTTTGTTTTATTTGGTTGGCGTCTATTGATCACTGCTAGAGTCTCACTTGATGGATGGTGGATTTTGCCCCGTACTACCGGATGCAATGGTTGTTGCTGTGGTTGATTGGTGCAATTCAAAAAGGCAGGCATCAAATTCTTCGATGTGAGTTTTCATGTCTTGCAGTAGCGAGACGCGCTGATTTAAAAGTCCGATTGATTCGTTGATATCGTTATCGGGACTATCGGTGACTAGTTTGATTGTTCTGTCGTCTCCGGCTCTGACTCCACCAAAAGATTGCCAGTGTTTTACCAGTATCTCGCGGCGCGTCAACGTCTGCGGTGCACCTGGTACTGGTGAGTTAAAAAATTTCCAGAGGTAGCTGTTTTGTGCGTCGCGCGGTTTGTAGGCTGGATCAAAGATATGAGCCAGCATATTGCCGTTGCGGTCTGGTCTTTTGTGATACCAGTAGGGCACTGTTAGATTTATTGTGGAGAGCAGAAGGCTTGTGCTAAATGAGCTAATGGCAATTGTTTGTCTGGCCACTGGATTGTATTTTTTGAGGGCCATTGAGTTTTTAACTACACCACAAATGCCACCCTGGAAAAAGTTTGCTGTATTGAGCATGTTAGAAGTCATGTTCTTTTTGGCAACCAGACCATCGAGGGCAATGTGAGTTTCGGCCAAGTCAAAGTCGATTTCGTTTACTACCCGTCTTACTTCTTCTGAGGCTTCGAGCATGCGCCAGAGTAAAAGCATTCTGGCGTTTTGAGTCGCTTTTGGCAGGGACGCTGTGTCTTGACCACCTTGTTTGGCGTTTTTGATTTTTTCGACAATGCTTGAGACGCCAAGGAGCTGCTCCATCTCTCTGGCGTCAGCGCGCAGATAACCTTGAGCTTCGCTGCTGAGATCTCTATCCGGAGTTAGTTTGATGTCGAGGAAGTTTTCTTTTGGGGTTGCAAAGGCAGGTGTGATAAGTGTTTGCAGCAGTATGGCCGGCACTATAAGTCGGATTAAGTTGAATAACTTCATGCCAGTTACGTTCATCTGCCGCGGTTGCTTGTTTTGTCATTTTTTACACAATTGTTATCATACTCTATCGATGCGCCATTGCGGGCTCAGTGGGTGTGATTATCAGCCCTGCTGACAACTTTGCTGTTTTGGAGCCTGCTGAGCTTATAAAATTCGCAAGCGTCTTGGCCGGTTTGTTTTTGGTATCAGAAATGGTGCCTACTGTGCCTCTCTCTCTCTCTTGTTCTTAGAGCAAGTACGTGTTGATGTGTTGCTTACTTGATTTTGTGGCTGCATCAGTCAGCGCACCCCAGCGTACAGTGTATGGTAAGACACATAAGTTATTAAAGTTATCTTGCCCCCAAACGACCGTGGTATGGCATTTGTCGGTAGTAAACCGGTAAATGTTCGTTGGCGGACAAAATAATTATCTTTATCACTCAGATATCACCTACAATGGCATGAGAAAAGGCCAACGATTGTTATCAGGGCATTCCCCTCTCTCGCTTATAACCTTTGTCTGGTAACCATTCAGACACCAACGGTGGGGCGATGTCCGCTCTAGCTATTGCATTGCTAGAAAATAAAAAAAATGACAAGCAGGTAACTGCTTGTCTGGCTCAATGTGGCCATGAAACCATTGTTGTTGATAGCTTTGCTAAGGCAAAGGACCTTTTATTGACTCAACCGTGCGGGCTGATCATTAGCGATGTGCATCTCGAAAACGGCGGCAGCGTCTTTGACTTTTTGCGCTGGGTCAAAGACTCGCCTGCACCTTTAAACACCATTCCCTTTGTCCTGCTCAGTGTTGAACCCACTAAGAGAGCCAAGTATCTCGGTGATGGAGTGAGGATGGCGGCGAGACATCTGGGCGCGGCTAAATATATCAGCATGGAAAAATTCGACGTAAACATTCTCAGCGAGCAGCTCTCTGATTTGTTTTTGAAACCCTCAGTCAGTCCAGATCAGATCATCGAAGAAGAAGGAAAATAAAATGTCTGCAAATATCCTCGCTCTACTGGAACATCCAGAGCCCATGAGACTTATAGGCGGTTGCCTTGAGCACTTTGGGCACACTGTACTTAAAGCAAATAACTTTGCTACTGCTATGGATATCCTCAGGCAGCGTGAAGTTGATTTGATCATAGGCGATGTGCACTTGCAAAATGGTGGCAGTATTTTTGACTTTATGCGCTGGGTCAAGGGCGACCCGCACATGCATGGTATTCCCTTTGTCTGCTTTAGCTCCGAGCCACAGGAAGTAGCCAAATATCTCTCCGACGGAGTGCGCACTGCCGCTCGCTGTCTTGGGGCAGCACGCTACATCACTATGGAAAAATT
Proteins encoded in this region:
- a CDS encoding tetratricopeptide repeat protein; its protein translation is MSASQKLSKGDKRGAIADYSELIKIEPGNGLFYASRAFLFAELDEEQKAIEDCKSALACPNLTAAIYFRVAKTKALLGDSEGAIEDFSHTIALNPKFFQVYSFRAIEFERLDRYQSALDDFNTELSKHPDDAWSFSERAKLHVRMRNSEGARSDFARVIKLDPQLGYRARGFIRAELRDERGAIADFTEAIKYSPKNAELYRKRGTAKFTSGDTKGAIADFDMALAIEPNHAGALARRADAKVRLNDREGALKDFDGAIKLDPKNAITYVGRAIARAEFEDRAGAMADFEQSLKIYENSSVYVCRADYKSKWGDTSGAISDYTVALKYRPKDASTYKARGELRLRTGDLAGAQSDFVQAAKFTIHDKVRLPVVF
- a CDS encoding excisionase family DNA-binding protein yields the protein MVLEPISAKDEEAAVEAFGRALRVVRPHAKLIAPDGREIPIPTAIYKVLEQVIPLLISDNAVSIVPVGTLLTTQQSADLLNVSRPHLVKLLEQGSIRFERSNEPGSHRKIRFVDLMEYKHKIDMERREHLCKLTQMSQEAGSYEE
- a CDS encoding PIN domain-containing protein — encoded protein: MATFPIVIDACVLFNAPVRDTLLRAAEHGFCRVHWSKQILDETTNNLIEHAKMGKEKAQYLVAEISKAFPDALVVVPEEQIQAMRNDPKDRHVAACAVCAPAQVIVTFNLNDFMSETLVDWNIEAQHPDQQLCHLFDLSPDTLVTILIEQAGDLRDMTLDKLLRILGKHVPLFVERVEKHIKS
- a CDS encoding FAD-binding oxidoreductase — protein: MITAPAVQAANKILPVKDLTDKFGFKGRVLTPDQPEFNEAAFGGLWNHLRPTRHPQILVQVTGDDDVIAAIKFAKANHIKVTVRGGGHNWCNPSLRNSGMLIDLTNLTKVISIDAENKKAIVEPIISNRDIQKALNAKGLSYPSGHCPEVKLSGYLLSGGMAWNQGEWGPGVGSVEAIELVTADGELIKASATQNQDYFWAARGSGCSFFGVVLRYHLKLYDLPKAITSSVYYYHHDDVVKVAEWLQTVAPQLSNKVELSLFVVKAPADLKEQAKNTGGVVAMVTGTMFANTADEGKAALALLDTCPVIGKCLKKSVNEPMTFEQLFDASGALWPAGLRSRVDAMFSDASPATIFSALKEHNEHFPSDTTVFMFAIFTGKNVPAPLLTDAAFSMSAKLYGGPWTMWQSAGDDAANSAWHDKCVKLLAPHVCGHYVSESNTVLHPEFARGAFKKANWDKLQRLKAKHDPQGLFFDFTGGLT